Genomic window (Vicia villosa cultivar HV-30 ecotype Madison, WI unplaced genomic scaffold, Vvil1.0 ctg.001324F_1_1, whole genome shotgun sequence):
tttgagattttatatttattagacTATCCAATGGAGACTACTTAATGTGATTATTTTAAATAcatgaaaataaatatattttatttatcatacataggttttaaatttctattttttttataattgaacatATTCAATATCTAATTACTCTATTaacatattcatatttttattatttgtttaatttttaaatattttaagtatacattaaacgtaaaaacttttaatatttaaCCAAAaatgtcatacattttaggtttgaaaaaaatagctaatatctcaaataggtttaataaattttattttctaactatgtttaatttcttaattaaaattatattttttaaacttatgaaattatatattttttatattataataatatacattaaatgtAAAATTTCTTAAGCATTTATACATTTTACGTTTGGAAAAATGGGTTAATATCTCAagtaaatttttagaattaactcatttggattcaactggGGTTAGATGTGAACGTAACTATGAGATATCAGTGATTAACgaatcattttaatgtctatcttttaactatttcttttgttactattttatatatttgaagttataaaattaattgactggtagatgtgaatgtatctatgagatatcagttattgattgaaattacgtgaatatttatgaactgcaaaataagttatattatgtttgatattccaaacacatgaattaaattttgataaatgattatgagttataaatatattaatattatctaCCTGAATATGatgtcatatttaataatttactcattgatacgtgtaatatgaatccatatgtttattgtttttacttaaaGAGCTAAAAAATTTGATGTTTAAAGTAAAACATATGACATTAACATGATCCCAATGGAAAATAGTGATAAGGATTAAACCAGTTTGTTCAGCACCTTCTTGGCATTTGATGCTGAATTTTCCATTAAAGGAAGTAACTTTCCCAATGGAAAATAGTGATAAGGATTAAACCAGTTTGTTCAGCACCTTCTTGGCATTTGATGCTGAATTTTCCATTAAAGGAAGTAACTTTCATTGAATTACTGAAAGCATTATCACATATTGTTTCAACATGTTTTTACTTAACAATAAGATTGTTAGTTCATTAGTGAACTACTAGTTGGTTTGATAGGAAAAACGATTGTTGTTTACTGTAGCACTACATCAAACACATCGTGTATGCAATTTCTActgtatttttcaaaattatttgttAGATAtagattttcttattttataattttcttcCTAAAATAGTCCGTAATTTTTCCGGTATTGTCCACGTGGCAGAATTCTAAAGTAGAACCGGTACTTTCGATTCACAGCAGTCCATGTCATATGGAGGGAATAGAAAAGCCAGCAGAATAATCTATTGTATGAACCAACAACCTGACAACTGTAATCCAAACAGAATTCCATAATAGATTATTGACTGCTTATAACAGCTTCCATTCTCTAGAGGTGCAAGCCCAAGAAGTGTTCAGTATTCTTCTGTAAACAAGTTCAATCTGATATTTGCAGGTAATAAAATGCCATTCATTTTTCAACCAAATAAAAGTCTGAATTTTATTAAAACTTGCAAATTGCTAGACTATAAGGTAAGGAAAACTTAAAGATGCAACTAAGTATCAGTCACCATTGTGGTTCCTAATTTCAAGTATACAACCTATGCTTTGATCTCACTACATAAATCTTACAAATCGTCCCATCCTCTGATAAGAAAGGCTCTTCCTCTTACTCCCTATCTCCGATTGGTTCTCCAATTTGACTATCATCCAATGTTAAGATAGACGTTCTTTCCATACTTCCACACGCACATGTCATGTGCTTGGATTTGGAGTTACAGACCTATCATTTAAAAATATGCATTAGACTAGAAGTAACACAACAAAAAGAGAAAAACGAGTGAATGCATATGATAATGGTTAAAACAGAAGCCAAATCAAAACAAAGGCTACATAGCAATATACCATGCATCTTATGAAATATCCACACATGCTAAAAAATTGTAAAGAGTAGAAGAGAACTTACTTTCAACAAGTTGAAACTAAACTTTCCACGTATTCCATGGGAGAAAACCAACCTAATTTGTTTGCAATTCTAGTTCTCCGTACTCTCTTTTCTCTCTGATTATATATAAATAGATGATTATCGTCATAATTTGCCAATATACATGTATCTCCATTCTTAGAAAGGTACAACGGCACATAATAAGTACTAAATTGACTTAGATAGTCGTCCATTTGAATGTCATTGTGTGtaattttaaataacatagtccAAGACTTTTGAACTCCAAACTCCTTCATATGCCATATAACAAATTCAGATCCCTTTAAATCATGCAAGAAACAAAGGCAGCCCATTAGAATATTAAGAGTTGGCTGAAAGAGGGGCACTTCATCAAAACCCGGAGGCAACAAAAACTGTGTGCATGTCTCGGTTGAAAGATCAAGCGAAACAATAACAAACTGTTGTGCATTAGCAATAGACTTGCAATCATATTGATAAAATGGTTGGATGTATTTGGGAAGAGCCAACCAGTTAACAGTACCATTCAAATGGAGACCATTATTAATGTTTTCGGTGTTGCCATATATCAAGCAAACAGGTATGGAAGAGCAAAATTGAAAATTTCTCCAACAATTATCACCCAAACTCAAAACTCCAAActgattttttattgaaattgcGTTCTCTTCTCGAACAGCAACCTTACTTAAGGCCACGACCTTGTAAGTACCAGTTGATATATCACTACCCAAAGTGAATTTGCAAGAGTCATATATAGTGTGATGGTCTTCAAAAATCCCTAGTTTTTTGGATAGTATCCTCGTGGCAGGGTTCCATAAACGAAACCAGTACTTCCGATAGCAATAATGGAAAAACAAACAGATTAATCCGTTGCAAGTACCAATTACTTGACAATTGTCCTTACCACCACGGAAACTGTCGTTAGAAACAATGTTGGACGAATCTGTCTCGAGAAAACGAAGCACATGGAGGAATTTGACTATACTGGTAGGGTATCTCAGTTTCCTTGGTGTGAAAAGGAGGTATGGGTTTAGTGATGAATAGTTGAAGTGTTTTTGGACAAAGGCTGGATCGGTTATGAGAGTTTTCCATGTCTTGCTCACACATTTGAGTTGCAGGATCGTTTTCACAGGAAGCACACACAAAATTTCAGCAATGATTTCGTCAGGAATGAATGGCGGCAGTAGTGGTGAATTGGAATGAATTCGCTTTTTATTCGGAAGATAATCCATATTCATTGTAACCAGCGGCTACTGTAAACCTTATTATTATACAACTAAATAAGACGGAAATAGGGTAGAAGAAGCTTTCTTCTTTACAACGCTCGCGTGAATTAAGGCCAGGTGTGAGAATACACGTGGTTGAGTTAAGATTTATCAAATTTAAATTTGATCAGTTAAAAATATCCAAATTTTAAGTCTACCTGTAATCTCTTAtagatttatttttaagtttaagttgatatttttaaaattttgattggTCTGCTGGCcattaaaaaatctattttatttaaagaaatttaattaatgtttttttataggatttaattaatatttataaaaataattaattagaaaaatagATAATAAATATTTATCTGCATTGACTTATTTCACCTTAATTAGTAATATAAATtttgtgaaattatttatttatagaaaaacttatgaacacaattgtgacaCAATTTATTTTcagattatttttataatttttttaagatgattatattttattttattttaatttcaaagtatatgataaaatataataataataataataataataataataataataataataataataataataataataataatacaactaTTCATATTTATCTAAATAAATCAGTTTGATAGAATTTTATTAGTAGGTCGGACCTATTCCACTCCTAGCCACAAGTCATGTAAATcctttgaattttgaaaaattaaatatatttttcccACAAAAATATAGTGTGTTTGGAATTTGGGCACATTCTTAATTTCTGTCAAACACATATTAACTAGTTTGAATTATATTAACTAAATTTACTTTTAATGTAAATTTATCCAAAATAATATTATGGAGCATCTCATGTGTTCAAGGTTTCTTAACAGGTTCAACATCATCTCATGTGTTCAAGGTTTCTTAACAGGTTCAACATCATCTCATGTGTATAAATTCAAGCTTGTGGTATATAAATTCAAGCTTTCTTAACAGTATTCAACATCATCTCATGTGTTCTAACAATAGCTTATACACTTTCACTTTAATTTGCATTTTTCTGTGTTCTGATATCATGGAGCATACAAGTGGTACTGATAGCGTTGAAGCAGTCGAGTCGTTGACGACTCTTCCCACTTATCGTCGGAAGATTTGCTCGAGCTTCGTTTGGTTGGTACTATGCTATCAAACAAACCAGTTCGATACAATATGCTCAAGGAGAGATTATTGAAATTGTGGCAACCAAAACAAGGCATCAATATTTCTAAGATGGCAGAAAATAAGTTCTTGTTTCAATTTTATCATGTGTGAGATTTGATAGTGTATCAGGGAAGGCCATGGCTCCTTGATAACTTATGCTAATATTATGAAAGACCAATTTTGGAGATGAGCCACTCACTCTGTTGCTGAAAGAAGTTGAATTATGGGTACAAATTTATCAACTTCCATTTGGCTTCATGAACGAAGAGGTCGGTGTTCTTATCGGTAATCACATCGGTAAATTCATCACCACTACAACatttttggcctacggccacgctaaatttTTCCACAACTAAAAAACTGTGGTCACATACAAGTTTTGGCCAAAGTTTTCAAATCGTAGACATATGTTTTGAAACATTGAATCCGGAGTATGAAATTGTGGTCTTTTCTTCATTTgccactgtaatacggtgaactgacttttatatcgaaatgtcgcggtaagcaagagtcgccaccgacttttattttatccaaatatcggaaaggctaaaagaacagtaaaataccttttaaaaagattttgagttcggggggtaaattatgcaaagggaaggtttaaaaagcaccctttgcatccatggttttccatgggctcttaatttgctttgctctttttgtttcagaaatgtagaagaagtgaatacggactttagctcgtaaattagcgtagccatattgaagaattatgagaaagaatattgaaaatgttttagagcaaggcaaagcaattaagggcaatttacCTTATAGTTTTGAgaatctgttcttttagcctttcagggtgaaagggtctgtcCTTGCCATAAgaaggcaggaagcctttcatttggaggttgaagggtcatcgaaatatccttcgccataagactgacccatgccatagagagacgggtagtctgagggaaggaccagaatagcctttttcgtaggcagccagaggataccttagcctttttcgtaggcgacttccgagggtcgagaccatgcatatcgaaggcagcatcattagggaccatgatcttaatcgaggcaactggctaaggtatcctcgtattcgagggactgactattctgcaaaataacacaaggcaacaggcaacaggaaacaaggcaacagagaggttaccctaacagtgtgcgtgggtgcatcaatcacgtgattaattcgattaaattatcttataattagtgaggttaattcaattcaaggttgcactctctaagttactaaccacgcagtttaatataaaacaataacaataaaaatatggggaaagggacaatgaaaccagcggatccctaatagggtttgacataagtaataataaaagacagaaaatatcaggtttagggtttagggttaccgatactcgtagctttggcaatttgacaaaccctggaaaaggcaaacagagtagggtgagtgcattatagtTCAGACATCAAATACGGTTAACCATAatcaataaaaagtaaaaaaaatacgaGAAAAAGGGTAAAACACTTAGCTTCGATCAATGAAAATTGACGGGCAAAGGTTCGCCTCGAGCCTTAAGTATTGAACCTGATCATTAGAGAATCGACAAAAAATATAAGTGTAGGAGAAATTCTATTGACGAAGGcactaaaccctaattaaataaaaaatcaggcaaacaaatatataaataaaagaaattaagacTTAGCTTCGTAGAGCgcgaggcgcgtagtcggaaggcgcttgaaaagacaatcctgaaaaggcacagaagaagaagattttttcaGTGTAGGGAACGATCtctgtaaaccctgattagggtacgaatttaaataagagcATAGAAATAACtggaattaattattggtctcgcgacctaattaatttaatcgtgataaaaaataaaataaaaccgagtgtgaaatatattttttaggaatttttgtgaattaaataatatatatatgaattttgaaaatatttaagtaattaaatacaaattaagataagaaaatgaaataaatacataattaaataaatatgtaattaaaataaattaaaataaatataaatatattatttatataacaaaaaagtcttttataataaattatatttagtttattattattaagaaaaaatgatttaaaacaatatatataggtatattataaataaaataaatggttgtgcaataaaaaataaaaaaattagaaaatacttaACTTTTATCCTGTGTGGACGCGCGCGTGGTAGTATGATGCACCTGCATCTTTATGAGTGTTggattgaggatgatgatgatcagATGGCTGGATTGTGAGGTGCATCGTATACGCGCGAGTACGTGACGCACCAGATCAAAACGTAAAAGAAAAAACGCGCGCCTCTTGCTTTCAAATCGGACCAATGCCAGCACGCCACGTCTCCATCTCCTTCCTTGAGAACCTGCAGAAACGATTTTACAGTGCATTTTTCTAAAGCGCTATAATAGGTCCTTGCCCTTTTACACCTGCGAACGCAAACAACATCCAAAACGCAGCAAAAATCTTTCGCGATCATACCATTATGATCGTCCAGATACGGTGATTTCACTGATAACTACGATTAGCCTTAATTTTTCCTAGAATCAAAAGCCCCAATTTGAAACCCTAATAGTCGCGAATGGCAATCCATGATATAAGCATGTAACAAGCGAATTGATAATACAGAAACATTCTAAACACCAAAACAAACCATAATATGCACTTTAAATCCATATATGATGCATGAAATCGCGAAatcgaaaacaaaaaaaatgtctCAAACCGTGAATGAATGGGGGCGATTCTGGGAGTTCTGAGTGTTGGTACGGGTATGCTCTTGTCCGGAAAACGCTTAGGGATTGATTGGAATGCTTCTCTTGACCTGAATTGAGCTATAACTTGGAGTTGATGTGTGAATTTTTCTTGGTTGTTAGAGCTCGGATTTGGTGTTCTTGACTGCAGAATCCCTCCCCTAATGCTCTGAATGGGTTCCCTACTTATAGTAGTACAAATTAGGTCACTCAAACAAGAAAGAATCTCATTGAATCCAATACTTGTGATCTtggaaattttggaaaatattttgaaaaatatatttctaATTCAAGCCAATATTTGATTTAATCATTCCAAATTAAGAGTGTACGAAATTTGATTGTCTATTTGTTCAAAtgttgattggatttgattggaatcggatctttaattgaatattttgttttttatgatttatataaattaattatcatatttaaatgatcaaaaatttcatataaaatcaaataaaagtcaAAATTTCGTGGGAAATAGATTTTGGGCCTTTTGAATACTTGGAGACCAAGATTGAAGCAAAAtaatttgggcccatttgcaaaaaattccaagtttcttcacatttttccctccaaaatgacCCAACTTTAATAAGGCCTATTTCTCTCATTTTTTGAGttatggaggtgttctaagactttttagaaaccttagagagtcctctaaccaatgtctttggtctcatatcaaaattattttccatgctcattttatgtccttttgaaaaaatgacttttgttgacttttgaaaaggacctgtaatgttttggtccatatatctcaaatgaagcatttttagacttggcatgtgagagacaaaattgtagagaatcaaatttccttcgagatgagctttggatggaaaatttctgatgttccatgtgagagttatggctggtcaaagttcagttgacttttcctgtacaaaaccctaatttagaaactttttgatttgttgatttttgatctttcctcgatgaaccatgataaattcttgatcaaatggtgaatgatacttcaaaatgaggatcttgacaaaaaatcaggagttttgactttactttgaccatagttgacttttaggtcaagatagtcgactattgattttctgaacaattgagtgaccattcctttgaattgagccttgatacttgtcatagagatagtgtgaaaTGTATTGATCCATATGAGATgctttggagccattgattcactgattttcctttgaataagtcaaaccctagtttcagagccttgcataggagagtgtgttctggagctttgtgtattgatttgaatttgtataagagaaattgtatgggcaaattttggggtatgacaactgcccctgttcaattatcttaaacctgaagatgtagaggggtttgtatgccagtcggtatccgaaggtggaagatgattgaacactagaataccaagaaatttgccctagccgaagtagggacttttgtcggagatagGCTTGAAGATGCCATACAGGTGTTcggagaagatgtatgatggagatg
Coding sequences:
- the LOC131634638 gene encoding F-box/kelch-repeat protein At3g23880-like, producing MNMDYLPNKKRIHSNSPLLPPFIPDEIIAEILCVLPVKTILQLKCVSKTWKTLITDPAFVQKHFNYSSLNPYLLFTPRKLRYPTSIVKFLHVLRFLETDSSNIVSNDSFRGGKDNCQVIGTCNGLICLFFHYCYRKYWFRLWNPATRILSKKLGIFEDHHTIYDSCKFTLGSDISTGTYKVVALSKVAVREENAISIKNQFGVLSLGDNCWRNFQFCSSIPVCLIYGNTENINNGLHLNGTVNWLALPKYIQPFYQYDCKSIANAQQFVIVSLDLSTETCTQFLLPPGFDEVPLFQPTLNILMGCLCFLHDLKGSEFVIWHMKEFGVQKSWTMLFKITHNDIQMDDYLSQFSTYYVPLYLSKNGDTCILANYDDNHLFIYNQREKRVRRTRIANKLGWFSPMEYVESLVSTC